From Zea mays cultivar B73 chromosome 3, Zm-B73-REFERENCE-NAM-5.0, whole genome shotgun sequence:
cttaaatgagatgctatgttcatttgatgcattgacaatctttttcttaggcattttgatatgagttgtatgcatagagctagaagcctcattattGTACATatatgcatgatgagaaacagaatgagatttcctagcatgaatttccTAATCTTATGCCCAGGATAGTTtttcagggtataaaatgtaaccttccctatcatcaaccatgggagccttaccctttacaaaattagagagCTTGTTTctaggagcattaagtttgatgttgctttAGCTCctatgttggaagccaatgccatccttaatgccagagtgtctcccattataaagcatattacgagcaaatttaaatttttcattctcaagctcatgctcggcaattttagcatttaatttagctatgtgatcattttgttctttaatcatagcaaggagatcattcatagcatcagcattaacatttctacatctagtgaaaatagtaacatgctcaatagtagatgtagaaactttgcaagcattcaattcttcaatcttacaattaaactagcatttttagttctaagtcaagaaattgaatcattgcatatATCTAGCTCTTTACTCAAGTtttggcatttttcaacttccagagcataagcatcttttagcttgacaaattttttattttccttaacgagcaagtcctcttggcattccaagatatcatccttttcgttaatggtttctatcaattcattaattttcttcttttgctcattggtaaggtttgcaaaaggAGATGTCAAATCATcaccatcttcactagagctaccctcatcatcagaagtagtttatttgggggtatctctagaatgtaccttcttccttttgatgtccttagccatgaggcattgtggccaacattggggaagagaaggcctttgttgacgacgatgttggaggcgtcctcgtcggagtcgaagtcgatggagctctcgtcggagtcccattcccgccccatgtgcgcctcaccacccttcttcttgtagtatctcttcttctccatcttcttcttccctttcttgtcgtcgtccctgtcactatcacttgtatatggacatttagcaataaaatgaccgaacTTACCATACatgtagcaaaccctcttggagcggggtttgtagtccttccccttcttttgtttgaggatttaccggaagctcttgatgataagaaccatctcctcattgtcaagcttggagacatcgattgggagtctactcgttggtgtagagtcttccttcttttctttcgttgctttgaatgcaatgggttgcaccttgggtgtggaggtggcgccttgctccaagttgacaatatgtttggagtctttgatcataagttcaaagctcacaaacttgccaattacctcctcgggagacatctgtttatatctaggatctccatgaattaattgtacttgagtgggattacgaaaaacaagagatcttagaataaccttgaccatttcatggtcatcccacttggtactcccaaggttgcggacttggttcaccattgtcttgagccggttgtatattGCGTGTGGCTCTTCTCCCTTGTTGGGGACGAACCGactgagttctccctcgatcgtttcgcgcttggtgatctttgtcacttcATCTCCTTTATGCACCatcttgaggacatcccaaatttctttggcactcctcaacccttgcaccttgttgtactcctctcgacacaaggaagcaAGGAGTATGGAGGTGGCTTAGGAATTGAAGTGacttatttgggcggcctcatcgaaATCATAatcctcgtcgcccacctgtggtacctgcgctccaaactcaacaatatcccaaatactttcgtggagtgaggttagatggtgtctcattttatcactccacatacaataatcttcaccatcaaaatatggtggtttgctaacagaaagtaaaggagcgcgtttagatgcgaggatagcgaagaggcatcttactatacttcttacgctcttagcGCTTTGAAGATGTGGACTCGGCGCCGGAGGTTGAGGGTGAGGAAgaatcggtcttgtagtagaccaccttcttcattttctttttcttcttgtcacccttcttatgtgacttgatggagacgACAGATTCCTCCTTTGTgctccttgtgcttgtcgccgaCCTCCTTTGACGAAGTCCTTTCTTCGTTCTTCTTTCCCGAAGATCCGAGCTTTTCCTCAGTGACCATCTCCTTTTTGGCgtgttctcctgacatcacttcgagttgttagactctaatgaagtaccggactCTGATACTAATTAAAAGTCGCctggaggggggtgaataggcgaaacctgaaaattataaactttgaacacgcacttcacccggggttagatttagaaataaataatagtgaattcggagtgcggaagatagttcttcttgctatgagttgctcaatcaatgcatataactttgggagcaaactcaaaccaatgtgagcaagagaacatttagagagaggggagagggaagaaacaaatcaatggtgaagatcaacataaatggacacgatgatttgtttcccgaggttcggttccaaagaacctacttcccgttgaggaggccacaaaggccgggtctatttcaaccctttccctctctcaatcggtcacctagaccggtcgagtgcttcttcttaatcacacgggtcactaagaccctgcaaggatgaccacacaattaggtgtctcttgcttgctttacaaaacacttggaaagattagaaagtgaagaagaaagcaaccaagcaataagagcaacaaaagaaacacaaatcaccctctctcaagtcactaaacacttttgatcacttgacttgattttggacttggagaggattgaaggctttgattgtgtctttggagtgtattctttgctcttgtattaaatgaagagagtgggatgcttggatgacttgaatggtgatggttgggggtatttatagcccaaccactattctagtcgttGGCTGACTGCTCTgttgatgggcacaccggacagtccggtgcgcaccggacacaaCACTGTTCACTACCCGGTGCGTGCCACATCAGTTGGTCGTTGGAGTTTGGAGACTTTTGTccttttggtgcaccggacagtccggtgcaacctGTCATCGCAGACTGTCTTCTAACTTCTGGCGCTGGAGACTGTAGGCGCGGTCCCGCGGTCGACCATTGgcggagtcgaccgttgcaccgagggctcatcggacagtccggtggcacaccagatagtccggtgataTTTAGTGGACGAGTGCCaagaattcctgagagcggccggTTCCCGGAGTGTTCCAGCcaaggcaccggacactgttcggtgcacatcggacagtccggtgcgccactggctgcaGCAAGTCTGTTTTGCTCCAAACTTGTAGAATTGTCCCAaggtcattttctttgtatgtgtatatgaactttatgcacctgataaAAATATTGACTAGGCAAACTacttagtccacatggtttgtgatggacgtcaaacaccaaaatcgattataggaaatgttgaggccatttccctttcagttgcaTAGTACAACTTTGGTAAAATTACATTTACACCCTCAAGCCTATACATTTGAACTATTTAGCATGGCAAGGGTAAAGGTGTATTTTCCTTCTATCATTTTAGCGAACGAATCCgagaagacctgcttcggcttccTCCAGCTTCGTCCTTTACCCCTTTATGATGCTATCCCAAAGCATGTACCTTCGTCGGCAACTGATGCATCCGAAGATACTTTTGGTAAGAGTACCTATAATACTTAGAAATATACTAGAAAACAACTATTATCTTggtgttttgaggacctttggaagaaggcccccaacagcctcCCTGACCTGATGCGTGGACGTTTAAGCCAACTTCAGTTACCCCCAGTTGAGGCCCACGATACGTCCCATGGATGACTTATTGAGGGCCTTTCAAGTGGCCCATGAAGCAAGTCTGTGCCTTGATGACCCGAGGGTATCCATCCCCACACAATGAGGATGAGAATGAGAACACAAACGAGGTGAGGGGAAAGGGCAAGGTGAAGGAGAACATGAACTTGCTCATCTTTGTTACTATAGCTCTTGATCTAAGATACAAGCTATCTAATTACACCAAGTTAGCAATTGGGGAAATGTTTGGTGAGGAAAAAGGAGACAAAGTTTGGGATACAGTGATTCAATGTTTCTATAATTTTTTGAAGAATATAGAAGCTTGCATGCTCCAAATGATGATTCAATGGCATAAGTCAATGAAGATCAAACTCAAAAAAGAGGAGGGAGGATGATGAGATCACTAATTGCTAAAAAAGATGAAGGCTGGTACTGGTTCAATGGTCACTACCAAATATGAAATTGACAAATACCTTAGTGAGGACAATGAAGATGACAACAACAAATTTGATATTCTTGCATGGTGGAAAGTGAGTAAATTTATATTTCCTATATTGGTACGGTTAACTTGTGATGTGTTAGCAATTCCGGTATTAACGATTGGATCCAAATCAGTTTTTAGTATAGGTGGACATATGTTAGATGATTTTAGAACATCTCTAATTCCATTCATGATCCAAGCTCTTATTTGTACACAAGATTGGTTGCGAAGATCAACTTCTATCAACATAGAAGAAGGTGTGGAAGAGATAGCAAAACTAAAAGAAGGCAAGCTTGTCTACTTGTTTGTGAGTATGCTTTTACTTGTTTACATTATAAACTGCAAATAATTTACACTTCTATTTGTTTTATGTTGTATTTCAGAATTAGTTGCAAACCATAATGATGAAAAGGCTATGAAGAAGGCTGCTAAAAGTAAATCCGTCAACAAGCCAAGTTCAGATGCTATGTCTCATGCTTAAAATGTGTGATTTGTATTGAGCCTTTATGACATTTGTTGCTTCTAATTTTAGCTTTTGTGTGGCATTAAACTTTACATTCTTGAACTATGTGTTTGTGGTTGTACTTTGCGCCATTGTGGCATATGTTGCTTGAATTATGAGTTTAGACAATGTGTTGCTATTATATGCAATATGGTGTTGCTGTTATTATGGTGTTGCTATTATTGTGGAATATTCTTCTAGTATAGACTATATGGTGTTGCTATCTTGCCGACAGTCAACAACAAGTTCCACTGTTGGTGTTGTTGTGTTGGAGGTTGGAGTAGGGTCGCCTACACAATCTGAGTGCCTGACGCCTTGACTGCTGACTACATTCAGTTGCATTCAGTTGTTCACTGCTACTGTTTGAGTTGGCCAGCTCCCACATATCATAGTCCCACGCTCACTCGCCTGGTTTCAGACTCGCTATTGTCGAGCGTCAAAAGCCACCGCAGTACCGCACCGGCCAGTGAGAGTGGTCTGTATGTCACTCTATTCGAGTGTCTTTGTTTTTAAATCTCGGTTTTTTGGTTAACCAAAAATTGAACCAAACTGTGTGATTAACCAAATGGCTGGTTTTCTCTTTTCTAGACATAATTTCGGTTTGCATTATTAAAAACCGAACTTAAATGAAAAACCGAAAAACTGAACCTAGTCCTAGCTTTTGTGGACCTCGGAAAGGCCCTGTTTTGTTTCAGCTTCTGTTCACAAAAAGCTGTTGCAGACTGCCAAATGCTCAGCTTTTCAGTCAACTTCTACAAAATTCATTTTGGTAAAAAACCatccaaaaataataaacacataatcggtcgaTTTATTGCGATAGTAAGAATCCATCGCTTTCTAGATTCTGAATCCTATGGACACCTTCATCTTCCTCCAAGCATCGTCAACAACGCGACTTATAAAAATGCCCTATAATTTAAAAatgagtatattttatagaatttagggcaccaacaaaacattccgctccaacagtaaaacctcaaatctagattataggacAGTCCACTCCAATGTAAtatatttgaggcacttgagaggGTGTCCTATATTTTTTAACCAAATTTTATAAAATGAGACACTGTTGGAGTAATTTTTCTAAAGTATATCCAACAATGCCTCAAATTGGTGTCTCAAATTTAAATATGAGGCTCTATGTAGAAAAATTACTCCAACAATGTCTCATTTTATAAAATTTGTTCAAAAAATCATAGGTCACTTTCTCGAGTGTCTCAAATATATTATACCACACTGGGCTGCCCTATAATTTAGATTTAAGGCTTTATTATTGGAGTAAAATGTTTTATTGTGCCCTAAATTTTATAAAATATACTCATTTTTAAATTATATGTTGGAGACTTTTATTCTTTTTACGGTCACATTTTTCTTATACCCAGATTCTGAAGGTAAAAATTCGGCCGAAGAATAAGAGACAAAGCTGGGTAGTCGAGGGTAAAAAAAACCCCCTCCCTGCTCCTGTCTGAGCTTCGCCGTGGCGTGCCCGTTTCGACCCTGGAAAATCACGAAATCGCCCCGACAGCACACGACCGACCTGTCCCCCCTTCACCGCATCAGCAAcatcccctctcctccctcgctccttcttcctcctcttcccgCCGCCGtcgtccgccgccgccgctggctTGGCGGCCGCCTCTCGTACACCCATCGCAGTTGCGGGCGACGACGACCACATGACTATGATGACGCCGCCCCCTCTCGAGGTACGTGCTCTCCTTCACTGGCTACCTCGCCCCGATCTCCGCGGCCAGTTCCCCCTCGCCGCTGCGCCGATCTAGAGTGCTCGGGTTCGCACCAGGGTTTAAGCGCCGGGCCGGATCTGACTCCTCAGCCCGCGCTCTTCCCTCCtcgcagcagcagcaggaggacGACGAGATGCTGGTGCCGCATCAGGAGCTCCCTGTCGCTGGCCCAGAAGCAGCCCCACAGCCGATGGAAGGTGAGGACCTAAGCCTTCTCTCGCCTTCTGTGCTTGTGTTCGTGGGTTTATGTGTTTCAGTTTTCTCGTTGATCTCATCTCACACCTGGTGGCTGCTGTCGTGGTTTCTGCTACTAGTTGTTGCGCAGACAGAGCCTGCCACCACAGCGGAGAGCCAGCCGCCTGAGGACCCGCAGACGACGCGCTTCACCTGGACGATCGAGAGCTTCAGCCGTCTTAACACTAAGAAGCACTACTCTGATGTATTTGTCGTTGGAGGATACAAATGGTGAGCTTTTGGATCTCTTCTCTTGCCACTGTAACTGCTGACGGAAACATGGGTAAATGTTTGGTGGGTTTTAATGGATGTGCTACTTTTTGCTTGCAGGCGTGTCCTAATTTTCCCCAAGGGGAACAATGTGGATCACTTCTCGATGTATTTGGATGTTGCAGATTCTGGGAACCTCCCATACGGGTGGAGCCGGTATGCTCAGTTCAGCTTGGCTGTTGTGAATCAGATCCATCCTAAGTATACGATTCGGAAAGGTATCTCTTTCTTCATTTGATGTTCTTCTGCTTGTCTTGTGAATGCCATCCCATCATGGAAGTTTAACTTTTAAAGGCTATAACTTACAAATCTTCAACTGAGCTGGAACATGATGGGGTCATTGGCAGCTATTTGATTGTTGACAATTGTCAAACATTTACCATGATAGCATGAGGTTATAACTGGAAATGAGATGCACATTCTGTTTGCCTATAACTAATTACAACGAATATGCGAAATCATAGACAACAATGAAGCTCTGTCCCTTTGTTATTCTGAATCAAGATATATGTGGTAGGAAGCACATGCCACACATGCATGGCACATAAAGTTCTTAAGTTCAATAGAATCTTTAGTTTTGAAGTTATTTTAATTTTAAGGAGGTTAATTCGCTTTTAGGTAAGTTGTTTGTTTTCATATTTACTCGATTTCTGTAGGATGTTGCTCAGCTGCATGTCTCTTTTTTCTTATCATTTTTGCAAAGTGACAACTCAAACTAGTCACTAGTGTCTCAACTCTCATGTGTGCTTGTCACCTTTACTGCATGTGTTTTTTAAAAAATTAATTATTGTGTTGATTGTGAGATATTCTTTTAAGTTATATTTCTTTGCAAATATCTGTGTTAACATTGTTGAATGTGCCTTTTGTTAGGATGTATGTAGATCATCAATCACAAATGGAGTTGGTACTGTTACAGTGCACGGTGTAATATGCTCAACAATGTTATAAATAGGATATGGATGGCGGAGTCCAATTCACGCCATTTGAAATTTACAAACATGTGTGGACAGGAGTACCAGATCCACATTGCTTTCTCACAAACAATAATTTTTCAAAACTGTGTTGATTGCAGTTGTGCTTATGTAGATTTCCCAAGAACTCCTAACATTTTGTTTCTTACTTTGATATTTTCTCCTCAGTTACTGATTCACAGTGGCTTGAAACTCTAAGCTTCGGTTCAGTTGCTAATAATCTATCAAGTGATGTATAAATACTAGAATTATTGTCTACAAGGGTTTGATTGCCAATTTTTTTTTCATAAGTTCCTTCAACCTGCCTTTTTATGTGTTATTATAATATCCTTATTTTTTTTCTTTAGTTACATTATGTTTCTCACTATTTCTGGAATATTTCTTTTGGTTGAATCTATATGTTGGTCCCATGTTTGGCAGATACTCAGCACCAATTTAATGCACGTGAGAGCGACTGGGGTTTCACATCATTTATGCCTTTGAGTGACCTATATGACCCAAGCAGGGGCTATCTTGTGAATGACACCATTATTGTGGAAGCTGAGGTTGCTGTCCGCAGAATGGTTGATTATTGGACTTATGACTCGAAAAAAGAAACAGGTTTTGTAGGTCTTAAGAATCAAGGTGCTACCTGTTATATGAATTCTCTCCTTCAAACGTTATACCATACACCATATTTTAGAAAGGTGAAATCAATCATTGTTCTGTTCTACATGTTTCTCTAAGCACCTGAATTTTGAACCATTTATTGAAATGTTTTCATAGGCTGTATATCATATGCCAACAACTGAGAATGACATGCCATCTGGGAGTATCCCTTTAGCCCTGCAGAGCCTGTTTTACAAGCTACAGTATAGTGACAACAGTGTAGCAACGAAAGAGTTGACTAAATCCTTTGGATGGGATACCTATGATTCTTTCATGCAGCATGATGTGCAAGAACTCAACAGAGTTCTTTGTGAGAAACTGGAAGATAAGATGAAGGTGAATATGACAATAATGAATTATCATTACACCAATTTACTTTTTATTAACTTTTCTTTCTACACAGGGAACTGTTGTGGAAGGAACAATTGAACAATTATTCGAAGGCCACCACATTAATTACATTGAGTGCATTAACGTGGACTATAAATCTAACAGAAAAGAATCATTTTATGGTAGGTTCTGTCATTTAATTGTACTTGCAGGAAAATcatatatttatatgatatataaataATAGTTGCCTATGTCATGACTGGCAGATCTACAACTTGATGTGAAAGGTTGTCGTGATGTTTATGCATCATTTGATAAGTATGTGGAAGTGGAGAGTCTAGAGGGTGATAACAAGTACCATGCGGAGCGTTATGGCTTACAGGTTCCCACAAGTTTTGCTCTATGCGTGACTTTGTAGCTGGATATTTAGGTGTAGATGCTGATTACCTGATTTTCAGAGTTTTAGGAATGTTTCATGGTATTTCAATAAAATGATGGAATTCTATGTCGTAATTTATCTTGTCTTTTTTTGAACAAGGCTAAAACCTCAGCCTGGCCTTTATAGAAAGCTTAACCAGCACCATCTGGTTTGCTGTGGTTACCAATTTATGAACAAAAAACACAGCCATCTTGCGCCACTGCAATTCCAAACTCTCTTTGCCAAAGAAAAACACCCCAGTTCTCCCATTCTCTAGCAAACACCAGACACATGTACTCTCAAATGCCAACAGAAGATACGCAACACGACCCAGAACACACTCAGAGTACTCTCTACTACATCTGGACAAAAAAATGTGTGGATTATTATCAGTTCGGTTATGATTATCTTTTCTGACCTTTTTTTGTTATTACTATTGTTGTTCCTTAATTTTAATATTATTTTTTGTTTTCAGGATGCAAGGAAAGGTGTGCTTTTCCTTGATTTCCCTCCTGTTTTGCAGCTTCAACTGAAGCGTTTTGAATATGATTACATGCGAGATACAATGGTTAAGGTTAGAACCGTGCTGAATACCACCATCCAAATGATAAACCACTTCCATACATCTTAAGAAATGGTGAATAAGGTTACCCAGGATTGGTGATGATCTTATCTACTTCTGCAGATTAATGACCGCTATGAGTTCCCTCTTCAACTTGATCTTGATAGAGACAATGGAAAATATCTATCTCCAGATGCAGATCGAAGTATTAGAAACCTCTATACTCTTCACAggtaatttatttatttatcataAACTGTTCCAAATCTTTGAATGGTATATAGGTGAAACAGCTATAATGAAAAAAATCTATTCCATGTATGTAGAAATGTGAAAAATCCAACCAGTATATCATTTCTTCTTTAAAGGTGCCCCTGTTTCAGTTACTTTTTTTTCTTCTAGTTGCTGATCTCTGGTTCGTGTAATACAGAAGAACCTGAGTGTAGAAATTGGCCAATAAATGAAATGTATGCAACATTGTCCTTTTGCCCTACATAGTGAAGCTGTGTTAGACATGTCCAACCGCTTGAGAGGTTTGGACATGTGGAGACCTCCAGAGGCACCAGTGCACAGTAGGATCCTAAGACGCAATATTAATGAGAAGAGAGGAAGAGGAAGACCAAAGTTGACATGGGAAGAGATAGTAAAATGAGACTTGCAAAGTTGGGATATACCTaaagatttagccttgaataggAGTGCATGGAAAACAACTATTCATGTGCATGAACTATGACTTGTGGGTTCTATTGGGTTTTTAATTCTaacctaccccaacttgcttgggataaaaggctttgttgtttgtTTGTACTTTGTAGTGAAGCTGTGTTAGAAAATGTGCAAATTTTATAAAAAATGCTGTCTTATTTGCGCTGACTGTTTTCTTCACATTATTCATGTATTCTTATGGCAGTTTGCATACCACATGATACATTTTTCTATGCTGATGTTGCCTGTTTTTTTTTTTGTTCAGTGTTCTTGTTCATAGTGGAGGAGTACATGGTGGTCACTACTATGCTTTCATTCGGCCGACACTCTCGGATCAGTGGTGTGTTTCTATCTCATGAGTTTCAGTTCATTCTGGTACAGTTCACATTGATAGTTTTCCGTTCTGCACCATTATTTTGATTGTGGCCCGGCATTTTAAGCTTAAGAGATATTTGTGATTCTTAAAATGCTTCATGCTGATATTACCTTGGAATAATTTGTGGAAAGATAACCTCTCAGTTACACTCTGCCCTGCTCACAACTTCAGTCTACTCATTTCTGGCTTTATCACCATCTTGTGTCTTGTGTCAACATGTAATGCAATCCTCTGAATCTGTTGGTTATCTTTATCATCTTCTATCAGCTGTACTGTAGATTGGCAGTTCATAGTGATTGAGAGCCTTCTTTCACAGTAATACCATATTTAAGCAGATGGCACATGGAATCACTTTCTTTGCTTGTGCATAACACATTGTCATCCCGTTACTATATCTTTGAACATATTTTACAAAACTCTGAATTTTTCTGGTGGTTTTCAGGTACAAATTCGATGATGAGCGGGTTACAAAAGAAGACACTAAAAAGGCACTTGAAGAGCAGTATGGGGGTGAGGAAGAGGTAAAATTCTTTATAACAATTCATTCAATACAATACAGTTACTTGAGGACTTGTATAAATTTTCCACTTATTGCTTAACTCTTATTCTTTGTATGGAACAGTTGCCTCAAATAAACCCTGGTTTCAATAACACACCATTCAAATTCACAAAGTATTCAAATGCCTACATGCTTGTCTATATACGTGAGAATGACAAGGATAAAATAATGTGTAATGTCGATGAGAAGGATATTGCTGAGCATTTGCGGGTAAGTAGTTCTGGTATACTTTGTCCCCTTTTCTATGTATCATCTTGTGTTTTTGTTGGAGATAGTGATTGATTGAACTGTTCTTTTACAGATAAGGTTGAAGAAAGAACAAGAAGAGAAAGAGcacaagaagaaggagaagtctgAAGCTCATCTCTACACTATCATAAAGGTCTGGTCTTGTTTCAGTCATACCAGCAGCTAACTCTCTTGGTGACTCCTCTTGATAGAACTTTATTTGTAAAAAATGAAAATAGATTGCTCGAGACAAGGATTTAAAGGAGCAAATTGGTAAAAATATATATTTTGACCTGGTGGACCATGAAAAAGTTTGCAGCTTCCGCATTCAGAAGCAGTTGCCTTTTACTGCATTCCAGGTAATGGCCCAAAAAACCCTACATGTTTTTACTTAGCATTATGGTTTTTGGATACTACAGGCCTATTTGCACGGGATTGAGCTGCTCATTTATGGTTGTTTTGAACTCAAGTTCAAGCCTCTCCAGGCAGTGTTATTTTCTGCTGTTATTCTATCTTAAAAATTAAAACGAACACTTACCAGAAATAGTCAGCAAAATTGCGTTATGGTCTGGCTGATTAATAGTTTTCATTATCAGTTTGGAACATTCCATTTACCACATTCCAGATTTCTTAAATTTTCTAGTTGTGCCCTATAAGTCAAAGCTATAGCAGCGAGTCAGTGACTACTTGATTTTGGTAGTCTCATTTGATTTTTCAAATGAATTTTTCAGGAGGAAGTTGCAAAGGAATTTGGCATCCCAGTACAGTTTCAGCGCTTCTGGTTGTGGGCTAAGAGGCAGAACCATACATACCGCCCGAATCGTCCATTGACCCCCCATGAGGAAGCACAATCAGTGAGCCATTTATTGTTTTTAGAAGTTCACACT
This genomic window contains:
- the LOC100194235 gene encoding ubiquitin carboxyl-terminal hydrolase 12 isoform X1 translates to MTMMTPPPLEQQEDDEMLVPHQELPVAGPEAAPQPMEVVAQTEPATTAESQPPEDPQTTRFTWTIESFSRLNTKKHYSDVFVVGGYKWRVLIFPKGNNVDHFSMYLDVADSGNLPYGWSRYAQFSLAVVNQIHPKYTIRKDTQHQFNARESDWGFTSFMPLSDLYDPSRGYLVNDTIIVEAEVAVRRMVDYWTYDSKKETGFVGLKNQGATCYMNSLLQTLYHTPYFRKAVYHMPTTENDMPSGSIPLALQSLFYKLQYSDNSVATKELTKSFGWDTYDSFMQHDVQELNRVLCEKLEDKMKGTVVEGTIEQLFEGHHINYIECINVDYKSNRKESFYDLQLDVKGCRDVYASFDKYVEVESLEGDNKYHAERYGLQDARKGVLFLDFPPVLQLQLKRFEYDYMRDTMVKINDRYEFPLQLDLDRDNGKYLSPDADRSIRNLYTLHSVLVHSGGVHGGHYYAFIRPTLSDQWYKFDDERVTKEDTKKALEEQYGGEEELPQINPGFNNTPFKFTKYSNAYMLVYIRENDKDKIMCNVDEKDIAEHLRIRLKKEQEEKEHKKKEKSEAHLYTIIKIARDKDLKEQIGKNIYFDLVDHEKVCSFRIQKQLPFTAFQEEVAKEFGIPVQFQRFWLWAKRQNHTYRPNRPLTPHEEAQSVGQLREVSNKAHNAELKLFLEVELGPELCPIRPPEKSKEDILLFFKLYNAEKEELCFVGRLFVKALGKPSEILTKLNEMAGFSPNEEIELYEEIKFEPNVMCEHIDKKLTFRSSQLEDGDIICFQKAPVPDGDPQVRYPDVPSFLEYVHNRQVVHFRSLDKPKDDDFSLELSKLHTYDDVVERVAHKLGLDDPSKIRLTSHNCYSQQPKPQPIRYRGVEHLLDMLVHYNQTSDILYYEVLDIPLPELQCLKTLKVAFHHATKDEVVVHSIRLPRNSTISDVITDLKTKVELSNPDTELRLLEVFYHKIYKIFPPHEKIENINDQYWTLRAEEIPEEEKNLGPHDRLIHVYHFMKDPNQNQQIQNFGDPFLMVIREVETAAEVLERIQRKLRVPDEDFSKWKLAFISMNRPEYLQDTDVVSARFQRRDVYGAWEQYLGLEHTDTTSKRSYTANQNRHTYEKPVKIYN
- the LOC100194235 gene encoding Ubiquitin carboxyl-terminal hydrolase 12 — translated: MTMMTPPPLEQQQEDDEMLVPHQELPVAGPEAAPQPMEVVAQTEPATTAESQPPEDPQTTRFTWTIESFSRLNTKKHYSDVFVVGGYKWRVLIFPKGNNVDHFSMYLDVADSGNLPYGWSRYAQFSLAVVNQIHPKYTIRKDTQHQFNARESDWGFTSFMPLSDLYDPSRGYLVNDTIIVEAEVAVRRMVDYWTYDSKKETGFVGLKNQGATCYMNSLLQTLYHTPYFRKAVYHMPTTENDMPSGSIPLALQSLFYKLQYSDNSVATKELTKSFGWDTYDSFMQHDVQELNRVLCEKLEDKMKGTVVEGTIEQLFEGHHINYIECINVDYKSNRKESFYDLQLDVKGCRDVYASFDKYVEVESLEGDNKYHAERYGLQDARKGVLFLDFPPVLQLQLKRFEYDYMRDTMVKINDRYEFPLQLDLDRDNGKYLSPDADRSIRNLYTLHSVLVHSGGVHGGHYYAFIRPTLSDQWYKFDDERVTKEDTKKALEEQYGGEEELPQINPGFNNTPFKFTKYSNAYMLVYIRENDKDKIMCNVDEKDIAEHLRIRLKKEQEEKEHKKKEKSEAHLYTIIKIARDKDLKEQIGKNIYFDLVDHEKVCSFRIQKQLPFTAFQEEVAKEFGIPVQFQRFWLWAKRQNHTYRPNRPLTPHEEAQSVGQLREVSNKAHNAELKLFLEVELGPELCPIRPPEKSKEDILLFFKLYNAEKEELCFVGRLFVKALGKPSEILTKLNEMAGFSPNEEIELYEEIKFEPNVMCEHIDKKLTFRSSQLEDGDIICFQKAPVPDGDPQVRYPDVPSFLEYVHNRQVVHFRSLDKPKDDDFSLELSKLHTYDDVVERVAHKLGLDDPSKIRLTSHNCYSQQPKPQPIRYRGVEHLLDMLVHYNQTSDILYYEVLDIPLPELQCLKTLKVAFHHATKDEVVVHSIRLPRNSTISDVITDLKTKVELSNPDTELRLLEVFYHKIYKIFPPHEKIENINDQYWTLRAEEIPEEEKNLGPHDRLIHVYHFMKDPNQNQQIQNFGDPFLMVIREVETAAEVLERIQRKLRVPDEDFSKWKLAFISMNRPEYLQDTDVVSARFQRRDVYGAWEQYLGLEHTDTTSKRSYTANQNRHTYEKPVKIYN